From a region of the Citricoccus muralis genome:
- a CDS encoding alkaline phosphatase family protein, translating to MTSVPPLPAGPPFAGRSLSGVLTSAAAALGADDFTNSLQLPRTRRAVVVMVDGLGKALLKRYAGHAPFLRSVLERDAATLQVAFPTTTAASLSSLGTGLEPGRHGLVGYDVLDPERDTVINQLGGWDPLTDPRSWQPHPTVFERLAATRPVSAGDTGRRASAFDDPGVDAVTVSLPAFEDSALTEASLRGSRFVGAKTLQARFQKAKEELHAATGPVLLYLYLNELDKAGHQHGTGSEQWLYALEEIDGAARRLSAAVPRDTLLMLTGDHGMVDVPEAGRIDYAELPALVDGVRHTAGEPRFVQVHFEADASETVRESTVAAWQDAFADQAWILTREEAVRAGWFGAVDARVAPRIGDLLVAAHGPVALYDGRRVAPAAFEMVGHHGAPTRAEREVPLLMMHRPRR from the coding sequence GTGACGTCGGTACCACCGCTGCCCGCAGGTCCTCCCTTTGCCGGCAGGTCCCTCTCCGGGGTCCTCACCTCCGCCGCGGCCGCCCTCGGCGCCGATGACTTCACCAACTCTCTGCAGCTGCCGCGGACCCGGCGCGCCGTCGTCGTCATGGTGGACGGGCTCGGCAAGGCGCTGCTGAAACGGTACGCCGGCCACGCCCCCTTCCTCCGGTCCGTCCTGGAGCGGGATGCGGCCACCCTGCAGGTCGCCTTCCCCACGACGACGGCCGCCTCCCTCTCGAGCCTCGGCACCGGTCTGGAGCCGGGCCGCCACGGCCTGGTCGGCTACGACGTCCTCGACCCGGAACGGGACACGGTCATCAACCAGCTTGGCGGCTGGGACCCCCTGACCGATCCGCGCTCCTGGCAGCCGCATCCCACGGTGTTCGAACGCCTCGCCGCCACTCGGCCGGTGTCGGCCGGTGACACTGGCCGGAGGGCCTCGGCCTTCGACGATCCCGGCGTGGATGCCGTGACCGTCTCCCTGCCGGCGTTCGAGGATTCGGCTCTGACGGAGGCGTCCCTGCGGGGCTCACGGTTCGTCGGGGCGAAGACCCTGCAGGCCAGGTTCCAGAAGGCCAAGGAGGAACTGCACGCGGCCACCGGACCGGTGCTGCTGTACCTCTACCTCAACGAACTGGACAAGGCCGGTCACCAGCACGGGACCGGATCGGAGCAGTGGCTCTACGCCCTCGAGGAGATCGACGGCGCCGCCCGCCGCCTCAGTGCCGCCGTGCCGCGGGACACGCTGCTCATGCTCACGGGAGACCACGGAATGGTGGACGTGCCCGAGGCCGGCAGGATTGACTACGCCGAACTGCCGGCCCTGGTGGACGGCGTCCGTCACACGGCGGGGGAGCCGCGATTCGTCCAGGTGCATTTCGAGGCGGACGCCTCGGAGACCGTGCGGGAGTCGACGGTGGCGGCGTGGCAGGACGCCTTCGCCGACCAGGCCTGGATCCTGACCCGAGAGGAAGCCGTCCGGGCCGGGTGGTTCGGCGCGGTGGACGCGCGGGTGGCACCGCGCATCGGCGACCTCCTGGTGGCTGCCCACGGGCCGGTCGCCCTGTACGACGGCCGCAGGGTGGCACCGGCCGCCTTCGAGATGGTGGGCCACCACGGCGCCCCGACGCGGGCGGAGCGGGAAGTTCCGCTCTTGATGATGCACCGCCCCCGGCGCTGA
- the sepH gene encoding septation protein SepH gives MQELRLVGVQEDGGHLLLSNEAGEEFSLPVTEALRSAATRPIGRPSARAADAAAGVVTPRDIQARIRAGATAEEVSAESGVDLERVRKYEGPVLAERDWIAHLARQVEVAAPQSGHDLYRSTFGEEPALLGDMVRHRLTSLGMDPATAQWDAWRNPEGSWTISLHFSTDGHDGSASAIGDQSPALWTYRQSSQHLDNQNRWAQVLSELDPLDGPFGGRRLSAVGDRPFNVEEDETPAPPTSTPSAAPRPAVDQDSQDELLDVLRARRGQRLGVDEDGDDELALMLTRDEQSSAGASRPRLTVASAPSSQDDEADDDGGATEDADGDAADGTGTSRWDRRFGRTTPAGSADHDAWAIAEDDADHGDDADGGANGDGTSADAATGEHQTGEEQAAPEVHPDQTALDFRADGSPRPRDGEDEPATAAGDKGRTTGRKPGTRNAGTKSKRPSVPSWDEIVFGRKGD, from the coding sequence ATGCAGGAACTCCGTCTCGTTGGTGTCCAGGAGGATGGCGGACACCTGCTGTTGAGCAACGAGGCCGGCGAGGAGTTCTCCCTGCCGGTGACCGAAGCCCTGCGATCCGCAGCGACCCGCCCCATCGGCCGGCCCTCCGCCCGCGCCGCCGATGCCGCGGCCGGCGTGGTGACACCCCGTGACATCCAGGCCCGCATCCGGGCCGGCGCCACGGCCGAAGAGGTCTCCGCCGAGTCCGGCGTGGACCTCGAGCGGGTCCGGAAGTACGAGGGCCCGGTCCTGGCCGAACGCGACTGGATCGCCCACCTGGCCCGCCAGGTTGAGGTCGCGGCACCGCAGTCCGGGCACGACCTGTACCGCAGCACGTTCGGCGAGGAGCCCGCTCTCCTGGGTGACATGGTCCGTCACCGCCTGACGTCCCTCGGTATGGACCCGGCCACGGCCCAGTGGGATGCCTGGCGCAATCCGGAGGGTTCCTGGACCATCAGCCTCCACTTCTCGACGGACGGACACGACGGGTCTGCGTCCGCGATCGGAGATCAGTCCCCCGCCCTGTGGACGTATCGCCAGTCCAGCCAGCACCTCGACAACCAGAACCGCTGGGCTCAGGTCCTGTCCGAACTGGACCCCCTGGACGGGCCGTTCGGGGGGCGCCGGCTCTCCGCCGTCGGTGACCGGCCGTTCAACGTGGAGGAGGACGAGACCCCGGCGCCGCCCACCTCCACCCCGTCCGCTGCGCCACGCCCGGCCGTCGACCAGGACTCGCAGGACGAGTTGCTGGACGTGCTGCGGGCCCGCCGCGGTCAGCGCCTCGGCGTGGATGAGGACGGCGACGACGAGCTGGCCCTCATGCTCACCCGTGACGAGCAGTCCTCCGCGGGGGCCTCTCGGCCCCGCCTGACCGTGGCGTCCGCTCCGTCCAGCCAGGATGACGAGGCTGACGACGACGGCGGCGCTACTGAGGACGCCGACGGAGACGCCGCGGACGGGACCGGCACCAGCCGCTGGGATCGTCGGTTCGGCCGCACGACGCCGGCTGGCAGCGCTGACCACGATGCCTGGGCGATCGCGGAGGACGACGCCGACCACGGCGATGACGCAGACGGCGGGGCCAACGGGGACGGCACATCCGCCGATGCGGCGACCGGCGAGCACCAGACCGGTGAAGAGCAGGCCGCCCCCGAGGTGCATCCGGACCAGACCGCCCTGGACTTCAGAGCCGACGGCTCGCCGCGGCCCCGGGACGGAGAGGACGAGCCCGCCACGGCCGCCGGGGACAAGGGCCGGACGACGGGGCGCAAGCCCGGGACCCGGAATGCGGGGACCAAGTCGAAACGTCCCTCGGTGCCCAGCTGGGACGAGATCGTCTTCGGCCGCAAGGGCGACTGA
- a CDS encoding GNAT family N-acetyltransferase, giving the protein MGEKPKTPEYPAYWEADVVLRDGTTAHLRPVRPEDASGLARMHEGQSQSSIYLRFFTFKSSLSRKELERFTHVDYRDRVAFVALRGEEILGVGRYDRLDDPLEAEVAFNISDASQGKGIGSILMEHLAVAARENGIRRFTAEVLPENRKMLSVFQDTGFEVSRHFDDGVVAVAFSIDPTAKSRAVMESREHRAEARSVAELLAPEAVAVIGASRQWGSVGFALLQNIIEGGYTGPVYGINPEALEVAGMISRATLAEVPGPVDLAVIAVPEAEVPAVVQDCARHGVKGLLVVTTGYADAGQEGLVRQRALVRQARANGMRVIGPASAGLINTAPEVSLNASVSPFLPVRGPVGLFSQSAVIGVTLFAAAHRRGIGLSSILSAGNRADVSGNDAMQYFEDDPATNAVGVYLESFGNPRKFSRIARRLSRSKPVVVARSDVMGRRLPPGHETRTTQAPTGAVDSMLEQTGVIQVENHDDLMDLMQTVASQPLPAGRRVGVVGNSLALNRVVMDAVEHHGLTVASTVLVPHLDGAHVVDEAVRAVGHAVSETIASGEVDALLVVTQAGMHQEVGDADRLAAAVEEASRGTSITVLASLTGVLDLTYRSASLRGSGPATEDGLQRGIPVFSSPEQAAHVLSRLAWYSAWREAEAGVPVEPEGVDRDRAEELIEGWAPRAHGTDLVRLTAEEAGELLGCYGIRVLPAARFTTEDEAVQAADRLGWPVAVKAVDSYLRHRLDLGGVRLNIVDAESLRRNVAQMRQVLEPFGSPGLEVQSMAPSGQACTITALEDPLLGPVVSFGIAGDAVDLLDDWVHRVPPLTNQDLDRMIRAPRAAAKLFGYGGLPAVDTDALQDLLARVAALKDDHPQVARIRFNPVLASDRGVTVLSADIDVANAAQRTDSARRAMRD; this is encoded by the coding sequence ATGGGTGAGAAGCCGAAAACCCCCGAATATCCGGCCTACTGGGAAGCCGATGTCGTCTTGCGGGACGGCACCACTGCACATCTGCGCCCGGTGCGGCCCGAGGACGCCTCGGGGCTGGCCCGGATGCACGAGGGGCAGTCACAGAGCTCCATCTACCTGCGTTTCTTCACCTTCAAGTCCTCCCTGTCCCGCAAGGAGCTGGAGCGCTTCACCCACGTGGACTACCGGGACCGGGTCGCGTTCGTGGCGCTGCGGGGCGAGGAGATCCTGGGCGTCGGCCGCTACGACCGGCTGGATGATCCCCTCGAGGCCGAGGTGGCCTTCAACATCTCGGACGCCTCTCAGGGCAAGGGCATCGGCTCGATCCTGATGGAGCACCTGGCCGTGGCCGCCCGCGAGAACGGCATCCGCCGGTTCACCGCGGAGGTGCTGCCGGAGAACCGCAAGATGCTCTCCGTCTTCCAGGACACCGGGTTCGAGGTCTCCCGGCACTTCGACGACGGCGTGGTTGCCGTCGCCTTCTCGATCGACCCCACCGCCAAGTCCCGCGCGGTCATGGAGTCCCGTGAGCACCGCGCCGAGGCCCGGTCCGTGGCGGAGCTGCTCGCGCCCGAGGCCGTGGCTGTGATCGGCGCCAGCCGCCAGTGGGGCTCCGTGGGCTTCGCCCTGCTGCAGAACATCATCGAGGGCGGGTACACAGGCCCGGTCTACGGCATCAACCCCGAGGCGCTGGAGGTGGCCGGGATGATCTCCCGCGCCACCCTGGCGGAGGTCCCCGGGCCCGTGGACCTCGCCGTGATCGCCGTGCCGGAGGCCGAGGTCCCCGCCGTGGTGCAGGACTGCGCCCGCCACGGCGTCAAGGGCCTGCTGGTGGTCACCACCGGATACGCCGACGCCGGCCAGGAGGGCCTGGTGCGCCAGCGCGCCCTGGTCCGCCAGGCCCGGGCCAACGGCATGCGCGTGATCGGCCCGGCCTCCGCGGGACTGATCAACACCGCGCCCGAGGTCTCCCTGAACGCGTCCGTGTCCCCGTTCCTGCCCGTGCGCGGACCCGTGGGGCTGTTCTCCCAGTCCGCGGTCATCGGCGTCACCCTCTTCGCTGCGGCCCACCGTCGGGGCATCGGCCTGTCCTCCATCCTCTCGGCGGGCAACCGCGCGGACGTCTCCGGCAACGACGCCATGCAGTACTTCGAGGACGATCCGGCCACCAATGCCGTGGGCGTCTACCTCGAGTCGTTCGGCAACCCCCGCAAGTTCTCCCGCATCGCCCGGCGCCTGTCCCGGTCCAAGCCCGTGGTGGTGGCACGCTCCGATGTGATGGGCCGGCGCCTGCCCCCCGGCCACGAGACCCGCACCACGCAGGCCCCCACCGGGGCTGTCGACTCCATGCTGGAGCAGACCGGTGTCATCCAGGTCGAGAACCACGATGACCTGATGGACCTGATGCAGACGGTGGCCAGCCAGCCCCTGCCGGCGGGCCGCCGCGTGGGCGTGGTCGGCAACTCCCTGGCCTTGAACCGGGTGGTGATGGACGCCGTGGAACACCACGGTCTGACCGTGGCCAGCACCGTCCTCGTTCCCCACCTGGACGGCGCGCACGTGGTGGACGAGGCGGTGCGGGCGGTGGGCCACGCCGTGTCCGAAACCATCGCCTCCGGGGAGGTGGACGCCCTCCTGGTGGTCACCCAGGCAGGCATGCACCAGGAGGTGGGCGACGCCGACCGGCTGGCTGCCGCGGTCGAGGAGGCCTCCCGCGGAACGTCCATCACAGTCCTGGCCTCGCTGACCGGTGTCCTGGACCTCACCTACCGATCGGCCAGTTTGCGAGGCTCCGGGCCGGCCACCGAGGACGGGCTGCAGCGCGGGATCCCCGTCTTCTCCTCACCCGAACAGGCCGCCCACGTCCTGTCCCGCCTCGCTTGGTACAGCGCCTGGCGGGAGGCCGAGGCCGGGGTGCCCGTGGAACCCGAGGGAGTCGACCGCGACCGCGCCGAGGAACTCATCGAAGGCTGGGCCCCGCGCGCTCACGGCACCGACCTGGTCCGCCTCACGGCGGAGGAGGCCGGGGAACTGCTCGGATGCTATGGCATCCGGGTGCTACCCGCGGCCCGCTTCACCACCGAGGACGAGGCCGTCCAGGCGGCCGACCGCCTGGGCTGGCCCGTGGCGGTCAAGGCCGTGGACTCCTACCTGCGCCACCGCCTGGACCTCGGCGGGGTACGGCTCAACATCGTGGACGCCGAATCGCTGCGGCGCAACGTGGCCCAGATGCGCCAGGTCTTGGAGCCGTTCGGCAGCCCCGGCCTCGAAGTGCAGTCGATGGCCCCCTCCGGGCAGGCCTGCACCATCACCGCCCTCGAGGACCCGCTCCTGGGACCGGTGGTCTCCTTCGGCATCGCCGGGGACGCCGTGGACCTGCTGGACGACTGGGTCCACCGGGTGCCACCGCTGACCAACCAGGACCTGGACCGGATGATCCGCGCGCCGCGGGCCGCCGCCAAGCTCTTCGGCTATGGGGGACTGCCCGCCGTGGACACGGACGCCCTGCAGGACCTGTTGGCCCGGGTGGCCGCCCTGAAGGACGACCACCCGCAGGTGGCCCGGATCAGGTTCAACCCGGTGCTGGCCTCAGACCGGGGCGTCACGGTCCTCTCCGCGGACATCGACGTGGCCAACGCCGCCCAACGGACCGACTCCGCACGCCGGGCGATGCGGGACTGA
- a CDS encoding DUF5998 family protein: MTPLRRNPGSGQQPSGHHSSGNSNTGSGADSNAPQHRPAPPADSTGASMPSLGADIERAGFYPELVADVLDSVLDGREVSSHLVHVDTHFDYDEIHRHITVLALAGDIVAALHLDDHAMDDAGRQIMAQVSTEVVPVRRIDSVVATTMHPQPQNFRRGDPIAEVTLSVTWAGGQRLDLAPAACGDPECEADHGYTGTSTREDLVLRVAAEAEGQQAVDQALAFYGELRRATTDDSGARSGR; the protein is encoded by the coding sequence ATGACTCCACTGCGCAGGAACCCGGGATCGGGCCAGCAACCCTCCGGGCACCACTCCTCGGGGAACTCCAACACCGGGTCCGGGGCCGACTCGAACGCTCCGCAGCACCGCCCGGCACCGCCCGCCGACAGCACGGGGGCCTCGATGCCCAGCCTCGGGGCGGACATCGAGCGCGCCGGATTCTACCCGGAGCTCGTGGCGGACGTCCTGGACTCCGTCCTGGACGGACGGGAGGTCTCAAGTCACCTGGTGCACGTGGACACGCACTTCGACTATGACGAGATCCACCGCCATATCACCGTGTTGGCGCTCGCCGGGGACATCGTGGCGGCCTTGCACCTGGACGACCACGCGATGGACGACGCGGGCCGGCAGATCATGGCCCAGGTCTCCACCGAGGTGGTCCCCGTGCGCCGGATCGACTCCGTGGTGGCCACCACCATGCACCCGCAGCCGCAGAACTTCCGCCGCGGCGATCCGATCGCCGAGGTCACCCTGTCCGTGACCTGGGCCGGCGGCCAGCGGCTCGACCTGGCACCTGCTGCCTGCGGCGATCCCGAGTGCGAGGCCGACCACGGGTACACCGGCACCTCCACGCGCGAGGACCTCGTCCTGCGGGTCGCCGCGGAGGCCGAAGGTCAGCAGGCCGTCGACCAGGCGCTGGCGTTCTATGGCGAACTGCGCCGGGCGACCACGGACGACTCCGGGGCCCGGTCCGGCCGGTGA
- a CDS encoding DNA gyrase/topoisomerase IV subunit A: MARTPKKNSAPAAQAIPLEQENIVDIDVSSEMETSFLEYAYSVIYSRALPDARDGMKPVQRRILYMMNQMGLRPDKGHVKSARVVGEVMGKLHPHGDTAIYDAMVRLAQPFSQRLPLVDGHGNFGSLDDGPAAPRYTEARLAPAALAMTTSLDEDVVDFVPNYDNQFLQPAVLPAAFPNLLVNGASGIAVGMATNMAPHNLREVIAAARHLLAHPEATLADLMEHVPGPDLPSGGRIVGLDGVRDAYAAGRGSFKMRAKVAVEQVTARKTGLVVTELPYGVGPEKVIEKIKDAVNAKKLTGIADVLDLTDRKNGLKLVIELKSGFNPQGVLAQLYKTTPLEESFGINNVALVDGQPRTLGLQELLQVYVDHRIHVVRRRSAYRLGRKQDRLHLVEGLLLALVDIDEVIQIIRTSDDTAAARTRLMGVFDLTEIQANHILELRLRQLTKYSRLDLEAEQDELRKAIAELEAILASEQRLRDLVSGELADVAEEHGDDRRTVLLESENLAPVSATAGASPAAGAGASARAALPGGGSDGLMVPDTPCWVVLSTAGQLARTADDTPLATGGRRQRHDAYRSVVPATARGEIGALTSSGRIQRVQVVDIPALTDSSPTPNLTAGVKVKDFLTLQRGESLVALVPLNTVLALGTQNGIVKRVNPEWPLNRDDFDAIALKGNDVVVGAGTARDEDQLVFITRKGQLLRYAASLVRPQGRTAGGMAGIKVAADDAVISFSAVPADTVGEDADQGHRAVVVTVATGEDTLPGTVPGSVKRTPLDEYPAKGRATSGVRAHRLLKGETLLSLAWAGAEPALGASAQGVARALPAEFGPRDGSGLAMDQLVEALGAGSSPVASAPDSEPGAAAGGASAAAQPGGGGTDADSAEQALFGEALFGETEGRRGLAEAPTDTDPFAAGSDAVITGD; encoded by the coding sequence ATGGCCCGTACCCCCAAGAAAAACTCCGCTCCGGCCGCCCAGGCGATCCCGCTGGAGCAGGAGAACATCGTGGACATCGACGTCTCCTCGGAGATGGAGACCTCGTTCCTCGAGTACGCGTATTCGGTGATCTACTCCCGCGCCCTACCGGACGCCCGGGACGGCATGAAGCCGGTGCAGCGGCGGATCCTGTACATGATGAACCAGATGGGGCTGCGCCCGGACAAGGGCCACGTGAAGTCCGCCCGCGTGGTCGGCGAGGTCATGGGCAAACTGCACCCGCACGGTGACACGGCGATCTACGACGCCATGGTGCGCCTGGCCCAGCCGTTCTCCCAGCGCCTGCCGCTGGTGGACGGGCACGGCAACTTCGGCTCCCTCGACGACGGCCCCGCCGCCCCGCGCTACACAGAGGCCCGGCTCGCGCCGGCCGCCCTGGCCATGACGACCTCGCTGGACGAGGACGTGGTGGACTTCGTGCCGAACTACGACAACCAGTTCCTGCAGCCCGCCGTGCTGCCGGCCGCCTTCCCGAACCTGCTCGTCAACGGCGCTTCTGGCATTGCGGTCGGCATGGCCACCAACATGGCCCCGCACAACCTGCGCGAGGTGATCGCCGCGGCCCGCCACCTGCTCGCCCATCCCGAGGCGACCCTGGCGGACCTCATGGAACACGTTCCCGGGCCCGACCTGCCCTCGGGCGGCCGCATCGTCGGCCTCGACGGGGTGCGGGACGCCTACGCGGCCGGGCGCGGCTCCTTCAAGATGCGAGCCAAGGTCGCCGTCGAGCAGGTGACCGCCCGCAAGACGGGACTGGTGGTCACCGAGCTGCCCTACGGCGTCGGCCCGGAGAAGGTGATCGAGAAGATCAAGGACGCCGTCAACGCGAAGAAGCTCACGGGCATCGCGGACGTCCTGGACCTGACCGACCGCAAGAACGGCCTCAAGCTCGTCATCGAGCTCAAGAGCGGTTTCAATCCGCAGGGCGTCCTGGCCCAGCTGTACAAGACGACGCCGCTGGAGGAGTCCTTCGGCATCAACAACGTGGCGCTCGTGGACGGCCAGCCCCGCACCCTTGGCCTGCAGGAGCTGCTGCAGGTGTACGTGGACCACCGGATCCACGTGGTCCGCCGGCGCAGCGCCTACCGCCTGGGCCGGAAGCAGGATCGCCTGCACCTGGTCGAGGGTTTGCTGTTGGCCCTCGTGGACATCGACGAGGTCATCCAGATCATCCGCACCTCGGATGACACGGCGGCGGCCCGGACCCGGCTGATGGGCGTCTTCGACCTGACCGAGATCCAGGCCAACCACATCCTCGAGCTGCGCCTGCGCCAGCTGACGAAGTACTCCCGACTCGACCTCGAGGCCGAGCAGGACGAACTGCGGAAGGCGATCGCCGAGCTCGAGGCCATCCTCGCCTCCGAGCAGCGGCTGCGCGACCTCGTCTCCGGTGAGCTGGCGGACGTGGCCGAGGAGCACGGCGACGACCGCCGCACGGTGCTGCTGGAGTCTGAAAACCTCGCGCCCGTCAGCGCCACCGCCGGGGCCAGCCCGGCGGCCGGTGCCGGTGCATCCGCCCGGGCCGCCCTGCCGGGTGGCGGCTCGGACGGGCTCATGGTCCCGGACACCCCGTGCTGGGTGGTGCTCAGCACGGCCGGCCAGCTGGCCCGTACCGCCGATGACACCCCGCTGGCCACGGGCGGGCGCCGCCAGCGCCATGATGCCTACCGCTCGGTGGTCCCGGCGACGGCGCGGGGTGAGATCGGTGCCCTCACCTCCTCGGGGCGCATCCAGCGCGTGCAGGTCGTGGACATCCCAGCCCTGACCGACTCCTCCCCCACGCCGAATCTCACCGCGGGGGTGAAGGTCAAGGACTTCCTCACCCTGCAGCGCGGCGAATCGCTCGTGGCCCTGGTGCCCCTGAACACCGTGCTGGCGCTGGGCACCCAGAACGGCATCGTCAAGCGTGTCAACCCCGAGTGGCCCCTGAACCGTGACGACTTCGACGCCATCGCGCTCAAGGGCAACGACGTGGTCGTCGGCGCCGGCACCGCCCGCGATGAGGACCAGCTGGTCTTCATCACCCGCAAGGGCCAACTGCTGCGCTACGCCGCATCACTGGTGCGGCCGCAGGGCCGTACCGCCGGCGGCATGGCCGGTATCAAAGTGGCCGCGGACGATGCCGTGATCTCCTTCTCCGCTGTCCCGGCCGACACCGTCGGTGAGGATGCGGATCAGGGCCACCGGGCCGTCGTCGTGACCGTGGCGACGGGTGAGGACACGCTGCCCGGCACCGTTCCGGGGTCCGTGAAGAGGACCCCGCTGGACGAGTACCCGGCGAAGGGCCGCGCCACCAGCGGTGTCCGCGCCCACCGGTTGCTCAAGGGCGAGACCCTGCTGTCCCTGGCGTGGGCTGGCGCCGAGCCCGCGCTCGGGGCCTCCGCCCAGGGTGTGGCCCGTGCGCTGCCGGCCGAGTTCGGCCCCCGGGACGGCTCCGGGCTGGCCATGGACCAGCTCGTCGAGGCCCTCGGCGCCGGGTCCTCTCCGGTCGCCTCCGCCCCGGACTCCGAGCCCGGTGCTGCTGCCGGCGGAGCGTCCGCCGCCGCTCAGCCCGGGGGCGGCGGCACCGATGCGGACAGCGCAGAGCAGGCCCTCTTCGGAGAGGCATTGTTCGGCGAGACCGAGGGCCGCCGCGGCCTGGCCGAGGCGCCGACGGACACCGACCCCTTCGCGGCCGGTTCCGATGCGGTGATCACCGGGGACTGA